A genomic segment from Janthinobacterium sp. 64 encodes:
- the prmA gene encoding 50S ribosomal protein L11 methyltransferase, which translates to MSWTEIVIEIARDNAEAMSDALMEAGALSVSVEDADEGTDAEQPLFGEPGMEPKEAAWERSRVVALTDVDADQAAIVAAAAQAVGMTEVPAFTMRPVEEQDWVRLTQSQFAPIHIGKNIWVVPSWHEAPDPDGLILELDPGLAFGTGSHPTTRLCMEWLEANPAPGKTVLDYGCGSGILAMVAKKLGAQTVVGVDIDPQAIESAGLNAERNQCDIEYFLPDTFATSAHATAKFDIVVANILSSPLKVMAPMLSGRVAAGGALILSGVLARQAEEVAAAYAPFIELGVWAEQDGWVALHGRLGSTQAPAPRAEGA; encoded by the coding sequence ATGAGCTGGACAGAAATCGTCATCGAAATCGCCCGTGACAACGCCGAGGCCATGTCCGACGCCTTGATGGAAGCGGGCGCCCTGTCGGTCTCGGTGGAAGACGCCGATGAAGGCACGGATGCCGAGCAGCCCCTGTTTGGCGAGCCCGGCATGGAACCGAAGGAAGCGGCGTGGGAACGCAGCCGCGTGGTGGCGCTGACCGACGTCGACGCCGACCAGGCCGCCATCGTGGCCGCCGCAGCGCAAGCTGTCGGCATGACGGAAGTTCCCGCCTTTACCATGCGCCCCGTGGAAGAGCAGGACTGGGTGCGCCTGACGCAGTCGCAATTCGCCCCGATTCACATCGGCAAGAATATCTGGGTCGTGCCCAGCTGGCACGAGGCACCGGATCCAGACGGCCTGATCCTGGAACTGGACCCGGGCCTGGCTTTCGGCACGGGCAGCCATCCGACCACGCGTCTGTGCATGGAGTGGCTGGAAGCGAACCCCGCCCCTGGCAAAACCGTGCTCGACTACGGTTGCGGTTCCGGCATCCTGGCCATGGTGGCCAAGAAACTCGGTGCGCAAACCGTGGTCGGCGTCGATATCGACCCGCAAGCGATCGAATCGGCTGGCTTGAATGCCGAACGCAACCAGTGCGACATCGAATATTTCTTGCCAGACACGTTTGCCACCTCGGCACACGCCACGGCCAAGTTTGACATCGTCGTCGCCAACATCCTGTCGAGCCCATTGAAGGTAATGGCACCGATGCTGTCGGGCAGAGTCGCCGCCGGTGGCGCGCTGATCCTGTCCGGCGTGCTGGCACGCCAGGCCGAAGAAGTGGCTGCTGCATATGCACCGTTCATCGAACTGGGTGTGTGGGCCGAGCAAGATGGCTGGGTGGCCCTGCATGGCCGCCTGGGCAGTACGCAAGCGCCTGCGCCCCGCGCGGAAGGTGCATAA
- a CDS encoding DUF3426 domain-containing protein: MALATKCPHCNTIFRVAADQLKLRGGIVRCGTCREVFDGNAALVDPAAASPFLTSAPGAAAPLPTNDPADHSLPSATDDEPIYSLDFDTSFDPFGILPATAQLKEDDGEHIELDLDVSLPDEALDDAPPELAIEAPAELPELPLPRPMAPFKRRQVDDTPAFATYLRDSRREPDLKTVAAPALPAIDKVSLDKPVPARREPTLADHSFDALPAAPVAPAPAEEQDDPVLPPADDEPAFVTLGRRREQSGKALRVAMAAGSVVLLLLLFLQVMTTFRNPLAAQFPQLKPTLVTLCKFSGCQVDLPAQIEALSIEQGELQTLKEQTFSYVSLLRNQSRSVQAWPSIELILNDANDKPLLRRVIAPRDYLPANIDLSQGFAPRSEQTIKLYFALDQLTASGYHIAIFYP, translated from the coding sequence ATGGCCCTCGCCACCAAATGCCCCCACTGCAACACGATATTTCGGGTCGCTGCTGACCAGTTGAAGTTACGTGGGGGCATCGTACGCTGTGGCACGTGCAGGGAAGTCTTTGACGGCAATGCCGCGCTGGTCGATCCAGCCGCGGCATCGCCGTTTTTAACGTCCGCTCCCGGCGCTGCCGCCCCGCTGCCGACCAATGATCCGGCCGACCACAGCCTGCCGTCCGCCACGGACGACGAACCCATCTATTCTCTCGACTTCGACACCTCGTTCGACCCGTTCGGCATCTTGCCGGCAACGGCGCAGCTCAAGGAAGACGACGGCGAGCACATTGAACTGGACCTCGACGTCAGCCTGCCCGACGAGGCGCTGGATGACGCGCCGCCCGAACTAGCAATAGAAGCACCGGCAGAGCTGCCTGAACTACCATTACCCCGCCCAATGGCGCCCTTCAAGCGCCGCCAGGTCGATGACACGCCCGCCTTCGCCACGTATCTGCGCGACAGCCGCCGCGAACCGGACCTGAAAACGGTGGCCGCCCCGGCGCTGCCTGCCATCGACAAAGTCAGCCTGGACAAGCCCGTGCCCGCGCGCCGGGAACCGACGCTGGCCGACCACTCGTTCGACGCGCTGCCTGCCGCCCCCGTTGCGCCGGCGCCAGCCGAAGAACAGGACGACCCCGTCCTGCCGCCGGCCGACGACGAACCGGCCTTTGTGACCCTGGGCCGGCGCCGCGAACAGAGCGGCAAGGCCTTGCGCGTCGCCATGGCAGCCGGCTCGGTAGTGCTGTTGCTTTTATTATTCCTGCAAGTAATGACCACCTTCCGCAATCCGCTGGCGGCGCAGTTTCCGCAGTTGAAGCCGACCCTGGTCACGCTGTGCAAGTTCAGTGGCTGCCAGGTCGACTTGCCGGCGCAGATCGAAGCGCTGTCCATCGAACAAGGCGAATTGCAAACCCTCAAGGAACAAACCTTTTCCTACGTCTCGCTGCTGCGCAACCAGAGCCGCAGCGTGCAAGCCTGGCCCAGCATCGAACTGATACTCAACGATGCCAACGACAAGCCGCTCTTGCGCCGTGTCATCGCGCCGCGCGACTATCTGCCGGCCAACATCGATTTGAGCCAGGGCTTTGCGCCGCGCTCGGAACAAACCATCAAACTGTACTTTGCATTAGACCAGCTCACGGCGTCTGGTTACCATATCGCCATCTTTTACCCTTAA
- a CDS encoding TlpA family protein disulfide reductase, which translates to MTKKNWIACAIVALMFGGMGAYVGMHKEKAGPLTTTIAPGATGPVNELYALSLPDAAGATQALSQWKGKNLLVNFWAPWCPPCVEEMPELSEVQGHYAAKNLQVIGIGIDSASNIATFASKVKIAYPVYVSGLSGTDLSRHFGNASGGLPFTVLIGADGEVKKTYLGRLKFDQLRADLDKL; encoded by the coding sequence ATGACAAAAAAGAATTGGATCGCCTGCGCCATCGTGGCGCTGATGTTTGGCGGCATGGGCGCCTACGTGGGCATGCATAAAGAGAAAGCGGGACCGCTGACGACCACCATCGCGCCCGGCGCGACCGGCCCCGTCAACGAACTGTATGCGCTGTCCCTGCCGGACGCGGCGGGCGCCACGCAAGCCTTGTCGCAATGGAAAGGAAAAAACCTGCTGGTGAATTTCTGGGCGCCGTGGTGCCCACCTTGCGTGGAAGAAATGCCGGAGTTATCCGAAGTGCAAGGCCACTATGCGGCGAAAAACCTGCAAGTGATCGGTATCGGTATCGATTCGGCCAGCAATATTGCCACTTTTGCCAGCAAGGTCAAGATCGCCTATCCCGTGTATGTGTCCGGTCTGAGCGGCACCGACCTGTCGCGTCATTTTGGCAATGCCAGCGGCGGTTTGCCCTTTACGGTGCTGATCGGCGCCGATGGCGAAGTCAAAAAGACCTATCTGGGCCGCTTGAAATTTGATCAGTTGCGCGCCGATCTGGATAAATTGTAA
- the accB gene encoding acetyl-CoA carboxylase biotin carboxyl carrier protein: MDLRKLKTLIDLVAESDIAELEVTEGESKVRIVKSSAMPQNQMVMMQPQGMQAHYQPAAPAAPAPAAAVVAAEPTGYVVKSPMVGTFYRSSAPGSAAYVEVGSAVKEGDTLCIIEAMKLLNEIDSDKAGVVTQILVENGQPVEFGQPLFVIG, translated from the coding sequence ATGGATCTACGAAAACTCAAGACCTTGATCGACCTGGTCGCCGAATCGGATATCGCAGAGCTGGAAGTGACCGAAGGCGAAAGCAAGGTTCGCATCGTCAAATCGTCGGCCATGCCGCAAAACCAGATGGTCATGATGCAGCCGCAAGGCATGCAAGCCCACTACCAGCCAGCCGCGCCTGCCGCGCCTGCGCCAGCGGCCGCCGTCGTTGCCGCCGAGCCTACGGGCTATGTGGTCAAGTCGCCGATGGTCGGCACCTTCTACCGCTCCTCCGCTCCTGGCAGCGCCGCCTATGTTGAAGTGGGCTCGGCCGTCAAGGAAGGTGATACCCTGTGCATCATCGAAGCGATGAAGCTGCTCAATGAAATCGACTCCGACAAAGCCGGCGTCGTGACCCAGATCCTGGTCGAAAACGGCCAGCCGGTCGAATTCGGTCAACCCTTGTTTGTGATCGGCTAA
- a CDS encoding ribonucleotide-diphosphate reductase subunit beta: MSLSWDDETTSAAVPRPAQQAPLGNTELNLPAGAEPSEANAEQVARRVNADDKRIINGKTDVNQLVPFKYKWAWDKYLAGCANHWMPQEVNMQRDIELWKNPNGLTDDERRLVKRNLGFFVTADSLAANNIVLGTYRHITAPECRQYLLRQAFEEAIHTHAYQYIVESLGLDEGEIFNAYNEVKSIRDKDEFLIPFINTLTDPAFVTGTVENDQKLLKSLIVFACLMEGLFFYVGFTQILALGRQNKMMGAAEQYQYILRDESMHCNFGIDLINTIKMENPQLWTAEFREEIKVLFMQAVELEYAYAEDTMPRGVLGLNAPMFKGYLRFIANRRAQQIGLEPLFAQEENPFPWMSEMIDMKKERNFFETRVTEYQTGGALNWE; this comes from the coding sequence ATGTCGTTGTCCTGGGATGATGAAACCACGTCGGCAGCTGTGCCGCGTCCGGCGCAGCAAGCGCCATTGGGAAATACCGAATTGAACCTGCCAGCCGGTGCCGAGCCGTCCGAAGCGAACGCCGAGCAAGTGGCGCGCCGCGTGAATGCCGACGACAAGCGCATCATCAACGGCAAGACGGACGTCAACCAGCTGGTGCCGTTCAAGTACAAGTGGGCGTGGGACAAATACCTGGCCGGCTGCGCCAACCACTGGATGCCGCAGGAAGTGAACATGCAGCGCGATATCGAGCTGTGGAAAAACCCGAACGGCCTGACGGACGACGAGCGCCGCCTGGTCAAGCGCAACCTGGGCTTCTTCGTGACGGCCGACTCGCTGGCCGCCAACAACATCGTGCTGGGTACCTACCGCCACATCACGGCGCCCGAGTGCCGCCAGTACCTGCTGCGCCAGGCGTTCGAGGAAGCGATCCACACGCACGCCTACCAGTACATCGTCGAATCGCTGGGCCTGGACGAAGGCGAGATCTTCAACGCCTACAACGAAGTCAAGTCGATCCGCGACAAGGATGAATTCCTGATCCCGTTCATCAATACCCTGACCGACCCCGCGTTCGTCACCGGCACGGTGGAAAACGACCAGAAGCTGCTCAAATCGCTGATCGTGTTTGCCTGCCTGATGGAAGGCCTGTTCTTCTACGTCGGCTTCACGCAGATCCTGGCGCTGGGCCGCCAGAACAAGATGATGGGCGCGGCCGAGCAGTACCAGTACATCCTGCGCGACGAATCGATGCACTGCAACTTCGGCATCGACTTGATCAACACGATCAAGATGGAAAACCCGCAGCTGTGGACGGCCGAATTCCGCGAAGAGATCAAAGTGCTGTTCATGCAAGCCGTGGAGCTGGAATACGCGTACGCGGAAGACACCATGCCACGCGGCGTGCTGGGTCTGAACGCACCGATGTTCAAGGGCTATCTGCGCTTCATCGCCAACCGCCGCGCGCAGCAGATCGGCCTCGAGCCGCTGTTCGCCCAGGAAGAAAATCCATTCCCGTGGATGAGCGAAATGATCGACATGAAAAAGGAACGCAACTTCTTCGAGACGCGCGTGACCGAGTACCAAACGGGTGGTGCGCTGAACTGGGAATAA
- a CDS encoding YggT family protein: MLIVILTLIVDTIATLLGGVLLLRFWMQAVRVRPPSSVAQFTFQLSDWLVRPLRRVVPGVGGYDWASLIGAFLIVLLASSVLFMSNHSVEVVLLKSLQRFLQWILYGFMALLIIEAIFSWVNPHAPLAPFVRALNEPLLRPLRKVVPLVGSLDLSLLVALILLQIAQVLVGMIIVLR; the protein is encoded by the coding sequence GTGCTGATCGTTATCCTTACATTGATCGTTGATACCATTGCCACCTTGCTGGGCGGCGTATTGCTGCTGCGCTTCTGGATGCAGGCGGTGCGCGTGCGGCCCCCTTCATCGGTGGCGCAATTCACGTTTCAATTGTCCGACTGGCTGGTGCGCCCCCTGCGCCGCGTGGTGCCGGGCGTGGGCGGGTATGACTGGGCCAGCCTGATCGGCGCCTTCCTGATCGTGCTGCTGGCCAGTTCGGTCCTGTTTATGTCCAACCATTCCGTCGAAGTGGTGCTGCTCAAGTCGCTGCAACGCTTCCTGCAATGGATACTCTACGGTTTCATGGCTCTGCTGATCATCGAAGCCATCTTTAGCTGGGTCAACCCGCATGCGCCGCTGGCGCCGTTTGTACGGGCCCTGAACGAGCCGCTGCTGCGTCCGCTCCGCAAGGTCGTGCCGCTGGTCGGCAGCCTGGACTTGTCGCTGCTGGTGGCGCTGATCCTGCTGCAGATCGCGCAAGTGCTGGTGGGGATGATTATTGTGCTGCGATGA
- the accC gene encoding acetyl-CoA carboxylase biotin carboxylase subunit: MFEKILIANRGEIALRIQRACREMGIKTVVVHSEADKDAKYVKLADESVCIGPAQSALSYLNMPAIISAAEVTDAQAIHPGYGFLSENADFAERVEKSGFVFIGPRSESIRLMGDKVSAKQTMIKAGVPCVPGSEGALPDDPKAIVQIARKVGYPVIIKAAGGGGGRGMRVVHTEAALINAVSMTKTEAGTAFGNPEVYMEKYLENPRHVEIQILADEHKNAVWLGERDCSMQRRHQKVIEEAPAPGIPRKLIEKIGDRCAEACRKIGYRGAGTFEFLYENGEFYFIEMNTRVQVEHPVTEMITGIDIVQEQIRIAAGEKLRFRQRDVLLSGHAIECRINAEDPFKFTPSPGKIVSWHAPGGPGIRVDSHAYAGYYVPPHYDSMIGKVIAYGATREQAIRRMQIALSEMVVEGINTNIALHRELMIDARFIEGGTNIHYLEQKLADMPDLGKNLNGGSPSIAKKSEIKADA; the protein is encoded by the coding sequence ATGTTTGAAAAAATCCTGATTGCCAACCGTGGTGAAATTGCCCTCCGTATTCAGCGCGCCTGCCGCGAAATGGGCATTAAAACGGTTGTAGTCCACTCCGAAGCCGACAAGGACGCAAAATACGTCAAGCTGGCCGACGAATCCGTTTGTATCGGCCCGGCACAGTCGGCCCTGAGCTACCTGAACATGCCCGCCATCATCAGCGCCGCTGAAGTGACGGATGCACAAGCGATTCACCCAGGCTATGGCTTCCTGTCGGAAAACGCCGACTTTGCCGAACGCGTCGAGAAATCGGGCTTCGTCTTCATCGGCCCGCGCTCCGAATCGATCCGTTTGATGGGCGACAAAGTGTCGGCCAAGCAAACCATGATCAAGGCCGGCGTGCCTTGCGTGCCCGGCTCGGAAGGTGCATTGCCGGACGATCCGAAAGCGATCGTGCAAATTGCCCGCAAGGTCGGCTATCCGGTCATCATCAAGGCCGCCGGCGGCGGTGGCGGACGCGGCATGCGCGTGGTGCACACGGAAGCTGCCCTGATCAACGCCGTGTCGATGACCAAGACGGAAGCCGGCACGGCTTTCGGCAACCCTGAAGTGTATATGGAGAAGTACCTGGAAAATCCGCGCCACGTGGAAATCCAGATCCTCGCCGACGAACACAAGAACGCCGTCTGGCTGGGCGAGCGCGACTGCTCCATGCAGCGCCGCCACCAGAAAGTGATCGAAGAAGCTCCAGCGCCGGGCATCCCGCGCAAACTGATCGAGAAAATCGGCGACCGTTGCGCCGAAGCTTGCCGCAAGATCGGCTACCGCGGCGCCGGCACGTTTGAATTCCTGTACGAAAACGGCGAGTTCTATTTCATTGAAATGAATACCCGCGTGCAAGTGGAACATCCCGTCACCGAGATGATCACCGGCATCGATATCGTGCAAGAACAGATCCGCATCGCCGCTGGCGAAAAACTGCGTTTCCGCCAGCGCGACGTCTTGCTGTCGGGCCACGCCATCGAGTGCCGCATCAATGCCGAAGATCCGTTCAAGTTCACGCCATCGCCAGGCAAGATCGTCTCGTGGCATGCACCGGGCGGCCCTGGTATCCGCGTCGACTCGCACGCCTACGCCGGTTACTACGTGCCGCCGCACTACGACTCGATGATCGGCAAAGTGATCGCTTACGGCGCCACGCGCGAGCAAGCAATCCGCCGCATGCAGATCGCCCTGTCCGAAATGGTGGTCGAAGGCATCAACACGAATATCGCCCTGCACCGCGAACTGATGATCGACGCGCGCTTCATCGAAGGCGGCACCAACATTCACTATCTGGAACAGAAACTGGCCGACATGCCGGATCTGGGCAAGAACCTGAATGGCGGCAGCCCCAGCATCGCCAAGAAGTCCGAAATCAAGGCGGACGCATGA
- a CDS encoding carbohydrate kinase family protein, which produces MTKTSLICGSLATDTIMQFPGRFGESLLADQLHKVNVSFLVPTMRTEFGGCSGNIAYSLKMLGGDPRIVGVMGQDSAAYLERLQKLGISTANILIKADSYNAQCFVTADADNNQINAFHPGAMSFAHENPIANAGPAKVAIISPDGDQGMLKHAADLAELGIPFMFDPGQQLPRFNGEQLIDFINKATYVSANDYEMEMLMERTGLTLPDIASRLDALIVTRGEKGSEIYTDGKRIDIPVVAAKEVLDPTGCGDAYRAGLLFGITNDLGWETSGRLASLLGAIKIATQGAQNHVFTPESIAEQFEAAFGYRY; this is translated from the coding sequence ATGACCAAAACATCGCTGATCTGCGGCTCGCTCGCCACCGACACCATCATGCAATTCCCCGGCCGCTTCGGCGAATCGCTGCTGGCCGACCAGTTGCACAAGGTGAACGTGTCCTTCCTCGTGCCCACCATGCGCACGGAGTTCGGCGGTTGCTCGGGCAACATCGCCTACAGCCTGAAAATGCTGGGCGGCGACCCGCGCATCGTCGGCGTCATGGGCCAGGACAGCGCCGCCTACCTGGAGCGCCTGCAAAAGCTGGGCATTTCCACCGCCAATATCCTGATCAAGGCCGACAGCTACAACGCGCAGTGCTTCGTCACGGCCGATGCGGACAATAACCAGATCAATGCCTTCCACCCGGGTGCCATGTCGTTTGCACATGAAAACCCGATCGCCAATGCGGGCCCGGCCAAGGTCGCCATCATTTCGCCGGACGGCGATCAGGGCATGCTCAAGCACGCCGCCGACCTGGCCGAGCTGGGCATCCCCTTCATGTTCGACCCGGGCCAGCAGTTGCCACGTTTCAATGGCGAACAGTTGATCGACTTCATCAACAAAGCCACGTATGTGTCGGCCAACGATTATGAAATGGAAATGTTGATGGAACGTACGGGCTTGACCCTGCCGGACATCGCCAGCCGCCTGGATGCGCTGATCGTCACGCGTGGCGAAAAAGGGTCGGAGATCTATACGGACGGCAAGCGCATCGACATTCCCGTCGTGGCCGCCAAGGAAGTGCTGGACCCGACCGGTTGCGGCGACGCCTACCGTGCAGGCTTGCTGTTCGGCATCACCAACGACCTGGGCTGGGAAACCAGCGGCCGCCTGGCCAGCTTGCTGGGCGCAATTAAAATCGCCACGCAGGGCGCGCAAAACCATGTGTTTACGCCAGAAAGCATCGCCGAGCAGTTCGAAGCGGCGTTCGGTTACCGCTATTAA
- a CDS encoding ribonucleotide-diphosphate reductase subunit beta: MHIASVQELEGFFETTGPQAATNIALGSLPLRRHITAPECRQYLLRQAFEEAIHTHAYQYIVESLGLDEGEIFNAYNEVKSIRDKDEFLIPFINTLTDPAFVTGTVENDQKLLKSLIVFACLMEGLFFYVGFTQILALGRQNKMMGAAEQYQYILRDESMHCNFGIDLINTIKMENPQLWTAEFREEIKVLFMQAVELEYAYAEDTMPRGVLGLNAPMFKGYLRFIANRRAQQIGLEPLFAQEENPFPWMSEMIDMKKERNFFETRVTEYQTGGALNWE; this comes from the coding sequence ATTCACATTGCCAGTGTCCAGGAGCTAGAGGGCTTCTTCGAGACCACCGGCCCGCAGGCCGCCACCAACATCGCGCTGGGCAGTCTCCCTTTACGACGCCACATCACGGCGCCGGAATGCCGCCAGTACCTGCTGCGCCAGGCGTTCGAAGAAGCGATCCACACGCACGCCTACCAGTACATCGTCGAATCGCTGGGCCTGGACGAAGGCGAGATCTTCAACGCCTACAACGAAGTCAAGTCGATCCGCGACAAGGATGAATTCCTGATCCCGTTCATCAACACCCTGACCGACCCCGCGTTCGTCACCGGCACGGTGGAAAACGACCAGAAGCTGCTCAAATCGCTGATCGTATTCGCCTGCCTGATGGAAGGCCTGTTCTTCTACGTCGGCTTCACGCAGATCCTGGCGCTGGGCCGCCAGAACAAGATGATGGGTGCGGCCGAGCAGTACCAGTACATCCTGCGCGACGAATCGATGCACTGCAACTTCGGCATCGACTTGATCAACACGATCAAGATGGAAAACCCCCAGCTGTGGACGGCCGAATTCCGCGAAGAGATCAAAGTGCTGTTCATGCAAGCCGTGGAGCTGGAATACGCGTACGCGGAAGACACCATGCCACGCGGCGTGCTGGGTCTGAACGCGCCGATGTTCAAGGGCTATCTGCGCTTCATCGCCAACCGCCGCGCGCAGCAGATCGGCCTCGAGCCGCTGTTCGCCCAGGAAGAAAATCCATTCCCGTGGATGAGCGAAATGATCGACATGAAAAAGGAACGCAACTTCTTCGAGACGCGCGTGACCGAGTACCAAACGGGTGGTGCGCTGAACTGGGAGTAA
- the aroQ gene encoding type II 3-dehydroquinate dehydratase, with the protein MAKNLLLLNGPNLNLLGTREPEVYGASTLADIEQAAMAQAMAAGADLICFQSNHEGALIDRIHAARAEGIDAIVINPGGLTHTSVALRDALAGVAIPFVEVHISNIYQRETFRHHSFLSAIAQGTICGLGIDGYRFAIDFALKKR; encoded by the coding sequence ATGGCAAAAAACCTCCTTCTGCTCAACGGTCCCAACCTGAATTTGCTGGGAACGCGCGAGCCTGAGGTCTACGGCGCCAGCACCTTGGCCGATATCGAGCAGGCAGCAATGGCGCAAGCCATGGCGGCCGGTGCCGACCTGATTTGCTTTCAAAGCAACCATGAAGGCGCATTGATCGACCGCATCCATGCCGCGCGAGCGGAAGGGATCGATGCCATCGTCATCAATCCGGGCGGCCTGACCCATACCAGCGTTGCCTTGCGCGATGCGCTGGCCGGGGTCGCCATCCCGTTCGTGGAAGTCCATATCTCGAATATTTATCAACGCGAAACGTTTCGACATCACTCATTTCTCAGCGCGATCGCGCAGGGGACGATCTGCGGGCTAGGTATCGATGGATATCGGTTTGCCATCGACTTTGCGCTTAAAAAACGTTAA